The Lycium barbarum isolate Lr01 chromosome 12, ASM1917538v2, whole genome shotgun sequence genome includes a region encoding these proteins:
- the LOC132621590 gene encoding aminomethyltransferase, mitochondrial, whose protein sequence is MRGGLWQLGQSITRRLGQADKKTIGRRCFASDADLKKTVLYDFHVVNGGKMVPFAGWSMPIQYKDSIMDSTVNCRENGSLFDVSHMCGLSLKGKDTIPFLEKLVIGDVAGLAPGTGTLTVFTNEKGGAIDDSVVTKVTNDHIYLVVNAGCRDKDLAHIEEHMKSFKSKGGDVSWHIHDERSLLALQGPLAAPVLQYLTKDDLSKMYFGEFRVLDINGAPCFLTRTGYTGEDGFEISVPSENAVDLAKAILEKSEGKIRLTGLGARDSLRLEAGLCLYGNDMEQHITPVEAGLTWAIGKRRRAEGGFLGAEVILKQIEEGPKIRRAGFFSSGPPPRSHSEIQDSNGQNIGEITSGGFSPCLKKNIAMGYVKSGNHKAGTNVKIVIRGKSYDGAVTKMPFVPTKYYKP, encoded by the exons ATGAGAGGAGGATTGTGGCAACTAGGGCAATCGATCACCAGGCGTCTAGGTCAGGCTGATAAGAAGACTATTGGTCGCAGATGCTTTGCTTCGGATGCTGATCTCAAGAAGACAGTTTTATATGACTTCCATGTTGTGAATGGGGGAAAGATGGTGCCTTTTGCTGGTTGGAGTATGCCTATCCAGTATAAGGACTCAATTATGGACTCTACAGTAAATTGTAGGGAGAATGGTAGCCTCTTTGATGTTTCTCATATGTGTGGGCTAAGCCTCAAGGGGAAGGATACTATCCCTTTCCTGGAAAAGCTTGTAATCGGTGATGTTGCTGGGCTTGCTCCTGGGACTGGTACTCTCACAGTCTTCACAAATGAGAAGGGAGGTGCAATTGACGATTCAGTGGTCACAAAGGTGACAAATGATCACATATACCTTGTTGTAAATGCGGGTTGCAGGGACAAGGATCTTGCACACATTGAGGAGCATATGAAATCATTCAAGTCCAAAGGTGGTGATGTTTCATGGCACATCCATGATGAGAGGTCACTTTTAGCCCTTCAG GGACCCCTTGCTGCTCCAGTTCTTCAATATCTGACAAAAGATGATTTGAGCAAGATGTACTTTGGGGAGTTTAGGGTATTGGATATCAATGGGGCACCATGCTTCCTCACAAGGACAGG GTATACTGGTGAAGATGGATTTGAAATTTCAGTACCTTCAGAAAATGCTGTTGACCTTGCAAAAGCTATTCTGGAGAAATCAGAAGGGAAGATTCGGTTAACAGGTTTAGGAGCTCGTGACAGTCTTCGGCTTGAGGCTGGTTTGTGCTTATACGGTAATGACATGGAGCAGCACATAACACCTGTAGAGGCTGGGCTGACATGGGCCATAGGCAAAAGAAGAAGGGCAGAAGGAGGCTTCCTTGGTGCTGAGGTAATACTAAAGCAAATTGAAGAAGGTCCTAAAATCAGGAGGGCTGGCTTTTTCTCTTCAGGCCCACCCCCTAGAAGTCACAGTGAGATTCAAGATTCGAATGGACAAAATATCGGGGAAATCACCAGTGGTGGTTTCAGCCCTTGTCTTAAGAAGAACATAGCAATGGGATACGTAAAATCGGGTAACCACAAGGCAGGGACCAATGTGAAGATTGTGATTCGAGGAAAGTCTTATGATGGGGCGGTTACCAAGATGCCTTTTGTACCCACCAAGTACTACAAGCCATAA
- the LOC132624626 gene encoding uncharacterized protein LOC132624626, whose protein sequence is MPLPVENCNFCDRYELSIFQEDNIMNFWDWPSYGEKEEVFCIEYRIDYMLEKLNRRIDDEEDGHSPELLESVAVPWLLKFDWILKHCRIMAQVVCHILGISEDSASVVAEQVSTFARSQLNDPQNTGCKVVPMVMWFTIFYFQHDGEDINDARARVNTNVTCPPLPPIVPPPNPTTKGVNPSYFQVLYRWTLKHGHPIPPMCSICMDEPSLGQIISVLPCWHFFHLHCIVKWLEINNQCPICRRTLPENDK, encoded by the coding sequence ATGCCTCTGCCGGTAGAAAACTGTAACTTTTGCGACCGTTATGAGCTTAGCATATTTCAGGAGGACAATATCATGAATTTTTGGGATTGGCCTAGCTATGGTGAAAAGGAGGAAGTTTTCTGCATCGAATATAGAATTGATTATATGCTAGAAAAATTAAACAGAAGAATTGATGATGAAGAAGATGGTCATTCTCCTGAACTGCTTGAGTCCGTCGCGGTACCTTGGTTGTTGAAATTTGACTGGATTCTAAAACATTGCAGAATAATGGCACAAGTAGTTTGCCATATATTAGGCATCTCTGAAGACTCTGCCTCTGTTGTAGCTGAACAGGTTTCAACTTTTGCCAGATCACAACTAAATGATCCTCAAAACACTGGCTGTAAAGTAGTGCCTATGGTAATGTGGTttactattttttatttccaACATGATGGTGAAGATATTAATGATGCTCGTGCTCGTGTCAATACCAATGTGACATGTCCACCACTTCCTCCCATTGTTCCTCCTCCTAATCCTACAACCAAAGGTGTAAATccatcatactttcaagtattgTACAGATGGACTCTAAAACATGGTCATCCCATACCTCCTATGTGTTCCATCTGTATGGATGAGCCTTCACTTGGACAGATTATTTCAGTCTTGCCGTGCTGGCATTTTTTTCACTTACATTGTATCGTCAAATGGCTAGAGATAAACAATCAATGTCCTATCTGTCGCAGGACCTTGCCAGAAAATGACAAATAA